CATTTCGATGACATAGTTTTAAGATCTTCTTGAGTTAGCATAGATGGCTTAATTTGAAGTGGTTGGAAGGCAAAACCAATTTTCTTGCATTCATCCTCCAAAAGGCTTGCTTGTGAAGAACCTTCAGGGCAAAACACAACGACAGCACCTCCACTTCCCGTAAACTTTGATGTAGCCCCTACTCGCCTTGCGATTTCAACCATCTCTATGTTCATAGCCCCAAGAGCTTCGTCGCCAAACATTTCTCTGAGCACAACACCAACGTGAATTAGCACTATTTCCCAAATCCCACATGCTAGCATGGATGTGTGCAAGTGTGTGCATGCATAAGACTTCTGTATAAAGATCATTAAGAGGTGAAGCTTTCATTTAGGCGGCTTACCTTCGCAAATCAAAGTTACGGTTCATGAGGGTTGCAAATTTAGCATGGTCCTTTTCAATCAATGCCGTCCTTCCTTCTAATGCAATATCTGCAACCTTCTTCATCGATGAGATGATGAACTCATCACCATTTAACCACCTTTGTCTGACTGTGCTGTGAACCTGTTGTATGATAATCATATGCGTTTCATCATCATATACGATTGAAAAATTCTACATACGACCCAAATGCCACACACAAACACTGATAAATCACCGGACATATAAGTAATTGATTAGATGTATTCAACAAACTGAGTCAAATTTAGAGGATACTACTAGCCATTCTTTTCAACAGCAGATGAGACCTTTAATCGGAAAACTTGCTCCTGAGTTTTTACTATTTTGAATGAGAAAGGAAGAATAGAGTGGCATCCTATGACAAGATTATTACCTTCCCAGAATCGCTTGGGTTCTCTGCATAGATGAGGTAGAGAGGTGGTAAAAGATTCAGATCCATGGGCGTATAGTTTCCATGTCCCAAATTGTCCATGAGTTTCTTGTCAAAATCCTAATCCCCCAGAAACAAAGATTGAAAAGGAAATTCATTAAGGGGTGGATAAGACAATTTCACTCTGAGGATAATAGAGAAACATCAGTAGACATGCATACCATGTAGATGAGTCCTCCATAGACCTGGGCTACCCGATCCTGAAGTCCAGCAACTATACCAAGTTCTTTCTCTGCGTTAAGAATAAGGTTTGGCCGGACTTCCACTTTTATCAGATGCCTGACTTGGTAGAAGTCAAGTAGGCAGCTAAGAGCTGCACATACAATAGCACTAGAACCAGATAGCCCAGTCTGATAcaattcaaaacaacaaaaattcgCTGAGCACATGTGTATCGAAAATAACATACAATGGCCCTAAATGTAATACTACTTGTATAGGAAAATATACAGTTATGTTACAAGATCGCATGATATCCTGAATCCTACAACATACTGCTTACTGAATTTCCTAAGCCAAAAACGAGATATCAAAGTGAAAATACTATTTTATGTCATTTCTAGGTTAGCAGGGAATACGCAAAAGATCAATATTCTGCTCATATCGCGCCATGGAAAGCAAGAATATAACATCATGGAGAATGTAGAGGACTTTACTTATCCATAACGTGCTCTCATTTCTATAAATGACATAAAAGCATGACGGACCATAAATCAAGACGTCCAAATCACATTATACGGTTCTAGAGAAACTGGACCGTTGTGAACGTGGAAGATCACAGGCAATACCTGGCGAGGTATGTTGGTATCATAAGACAACTTAAAATTCCCCTCATGTAAAATAATGTTGTTTTCCTTGCAATAATTGTGAAAGATTTTACAGATCGCCATCAGCAGACGTACTCCTCCATAGTAACCATCGGTACAAAGCCGATTAACCTACACAAACAGAACACTCATTAGCCTAATTCTGCAGCAGCCCTCTAAAATCATCCCCCTTTCTAACAAAGTTCAATGAAACCATCATCCGTCCACACAATTACACAAGGAAAGTTACTGCATTGCATCAAAAGCATCGTTTCAAGATCTTAACTGTAGCTAAAATAATTAGATTAGAATCTAGCCCAACTTATCCAATTTTCGATCAAGGACTCAGATCCACTACAGCAAAAGCatcctaaaataaaataaaatatcactcCAGATCTAAATGTCATTTACATCCAGCTAAATTTTAAGTTTAACTTAAATTATCATCGAgattaaaacaaaattgaacAAATTTGGCACAATATGAAGAAGCCCCAACACCCAAAGATAATTCAAACACACACGTTTCCAGATGAAAGGCAGAAGATGAAAAATGAAAGGATAGAGAAGAACCAAGTGAGGGAGAGAGTCGAATTGAACTAGATCATGGGCGGGGTGAGGAAGGATCATCAAATGATCGGAAGGCTGGAGTTTGACGGAAGCCCAGAAGTTGGCGAGGGTGAATGATATGGTGCGCCCGTAGTAGACGTCGCTCGGATTGCCCAACAAACCCACCCTAGCATACGCTCTGTGCTCGATTACCGCATCTTTATCGGTCGCCATTTTTGTAAGCCTTCAAATTTCGAACTCAATCGTCCTATTGCTATTTATACGTGTGCTGGAGTTTCACGCAGTTGAGTGGTTTTGACTCTTTGTTGGCTAGCATTTGATTTATCCATTTCTTTTATTGAGAacggtcaataattaaaatattagatGGAGTTAACTTCGACTTTACTTCCTAAAAACATGATTGAtagattttttgaatttgaatattatattaagtattattattattataagtatctgaaaaataaatatggCATTTATTCTTGTTTTGCTTCTGAACTTAAGCTATGGATAGCATTGattttattctttaattatttttaattgaaaatcGTAAGAATATTTGGTTTTCAATTATGAcaacataaatttaatttactttaTAGCTATATAAATTGTTTAACCATTATATCACTTAGAATTTGAATTgtattttttgaattaattcaatacttattttattttgagctattttcaaaaacaaatgaaattttaactatattttagttgatttgaaatttatacatTTATATAGAAACAAAATCAAGTTATATTTAGTACtcgtaaatttttttatataagtaGAAATAGTTTTTACAATTAATaagatttcatttttatgtAGACCTTCTTTCTCTTTAGCTATTTTAGGTTAAATATTACTCTAAGGTGAAAATCCCTTTTTCATTAACCAAAGTTAAAATTTACTCTGTTCTGTAAGGTGTGAGATTATGTAAATATTGGATTTAACTTGAGAAATTTGAAATATGCAggcatatataaatatatatgcataaaGTGTATGAATAAAAGATGAACAATTAAGTTTGGGTTCGAATTTTATTAGAGTATTTATTTCTTCTTCTCACgtctatttaatttatgtattcaTGCATATTCTACTCGTGTTTATGGATGTTTAAATTTCTCAAACCAAATACTTCATTCTTATTGTATTGTAGTATTTTACATTTGACGATTCTTACTAAAGTTGATCATCCATTTGAGAACTTCTTTGAGGTCATAGTGGATAATTGCACATTCAATATTCATTATTGGCAAGGCTGCTGTTAACTTCTATGAATTGGGccatataaaaataattgggTCATTCATGTGTGCACAAAAAGCTATTGGCCCATTCAATCTTGTTGTtgatacaattttaattttaattttaattttgaataagATACTCTGAAATACTGAATAATGACAAACATGTCAGATTCCTAATAGAAACCATTCTTTTATGACTGCATTGTATTTCAATTCAATATTCTAGTGCACTTAATATTCTATTGTAAAGCAAatctttttttactttgtaCTTGTgtgtttagtttttttattcttatgttCATTGCTTTTGtaaaacattttaatatttttttaatgcattttgacttttttttaaaatcttttgTTTTCAATGCCTTCAAGACTCTAAAgcttttttcttattttgttctAGTGTAGTTACTAGTTTTGTTAATAGTTTTTTTAATAATCTTTTCGTCTATTCTTTTGTAAAGCATTTCACTTCTCTTTAATGcatttgacatttttttaatctttttctgtttttaatGCATTCAGAACTTCTAATGcatgcatttattttatttgttatcatttttttattcttttgtaaaatattttaattctctCACAGTGCATT
This portion of the Salvia splendens isolate huo1 chromosome 10, SspV2, whole genome shotgun sequence genome encodes:
- the LOC121750932 gene encoding glucuronokinase 1-like; its protein translation is MATDKDAVIEHRAYARVGLLGNPSDVYYGRTISFTLANFWASVKLQPSDHLMILPHPAHDLVQFDSLPHLVNRLCTDGYYGGVRLLMAICKIFHNYCKENNIILHEGNFKLSYDTNIPRQTGLSGSSAIVCAALSCLLDFYQVRHLIKVEVRPNLILNAEKELGIVAGLQDRVAQVYGGLIYMDFDKKLMDNLGHGNYTPMDLNLLPPLYLIYAENPSDSGKVHSTVRQRWLNGDEFIISSMKKVADIALEGRTALIEKDHAKFATLMNRNFDLRREMFGDEALGAMNIEMVEIARRVGATSKFTGSGGAVVVFCPEGSSQASLLEDECKKIGFAFQPLQIKPSMLTQEDLKTMSSK